Proteins from a single region of Psilocybe cubensis strain MGC-MH-2018 chromosome 3, whole genome shotgun sequence:
- a CDS encoding Mitochondrial distribution and morphology protein 12, with amino-acid sequence MSIDLEWVKLDATLASYLVDVLNRQLKNAERPSFIGPVEVTSLEFGTTAPDVELVDLRDIYRDFLEDEEDNDSDRGPVKVTEGADDEEGFEWVSRRAVGREESLAYQHLPPHIRYGRGPTDLYSSIPALRSPISTPSADMWNSTPNLSDFRHRPQPLWQSTPMYPNPNPVTPFPAGPMRRSSSHEYEHVGTEAQSNIPLSSSDSLSDPFPPNLEEQPEKQEPPPNPYPNLQLHLHVNWHSNLRITLTTSLLINYPSPMFMSLPIKLSITGIVFNGELAVAYEGQRKRIHICILDDLDPYGPAGDRPKRDSTISTPPELDDDSPPPSTPSRPSKPLPIGQRLLPSIYIESEIGQADKHVLKNVTRVERFIQDVIRKTVEEELVFPNFHTLVMGDP; translated from the coding sequence ATGTCAATAGATTTGGAATGGGTCAAGCTTGATGCTACATTGGCATCCTATCTCGTCGATGTTCTCAACAGACAATTAAAAAATGCTGAAAGGCCATCTTTTATTGGGCCTGTGGAAGTCACATCGCTGGAATTTGGTACAACGGCACCAGATGTGGAATTGGTCGACCTGCGCGACATCTATCGCGACTTTttggaagacgaggaggacaACGATTCTGACAGAGGACCTGTCAAAGTTACAGAAGGtgctgatgatgaagagggcTTTGAGTGGGTCTCCAGGAGAGCTGTCGGCCGGGAAGAATCTCTGGCCTACCAACACCTGCCTCCACACATTCGATATGGTCGTGGACCGACTGACTTGTATTCCTCAATACCGGCGCTGAGGTCGCCGATATCTACGCCCAGTGCTGACATGTGGAACTCGACACCAAATCTATCTGATTTTCGACATCGACCCCAGCCGCTTTGGCAAAGCACGCCAATGTACCCGAATCCTAATCCTGTAACTCCGTTCCCTGCTGGCCCTATGCGACGCAGCAGCAGTCACGAATATGAGCATGTTGGTACAGAAGCACAATCAAATATTCCCCTTTCTTCTAGCGACTCCCTCAGCGATCCTTTCCCTCCTAACTTGGAAGAACAACCTGAGAAACAGGAGCCCCCACCGAACCCATATCCAAACTTACAACTCCACCTCCACGTCAATTGGCATTCAAACCTACGCATCACACTAACGACTTCTCTGCTCATCAACTATCCCTCACCTATGTTCATGTCTCTCCCTATCAAACTGTCAATAACAGGCATTGTTTTCAACGGTGAGCTAGCCGTGGCGTACGAAGGTCAGCGTAAACGTATACATATTTGTATTCTCGACGACTTGGACCCTTACGGGCCAGCGGGTGACCGCCCAAAACGCGACTCTACTATATCAACACCTCCAGAACTCGACGACGATTCCCCACCCCCAAGCACCCCTTCTCGCCCATCGAAACCACTGCCAATAGGTCAAAGACTACTTCCCTCGATATACATTGAAAGCGAAATTGGTCAGGCAGACAAGCATGTCCTAAAGAATGTTACTCGAGTCGAACGCTTCATCCAGGACGTCATACGCAAAACGGTGGAAGAAGAACTCGTATTTCCTAATTTCCATACGCTTGTGATGGGTGATCCGTGA
- a CDS encoding Elongator subunit: MVQRTKTEGPSQAEQLLRVTSGIAAELIKAHDANESVSLNEVRAKMSKKFGYGGVPRLVDIISAIPDDYKKALLPKLKARPIRTASGIAVVAVMCKPHRCPHIAMTGNICVYCPGGPDSDFDYSTQSYTGYEPTSMRAIRARYDPYEQTRGRVEQLKSLGHSVDKVEFIVMGGTFMSMPEDYRGKFIAQLHNALSGFTGTDVDEAVRFSEQSKSKAIGITIETRPDYCLRPHLSQMLRYGCTRLEIGVQSVYEDVARDTNRGHTVRAVSESFHLAKDAGFKVVAHMMPDLPNVGVERDLEQFKEYFENPAFRSDGLKIYPTLVIRGTGLYELWRTGRYKNYTANVLVDVVARILALVPPWTRVYRVQRDIPLPLVTSGCENSGNLRELALNRMKDFGAVCRDVRFREVGIHEIHHKVRPESVELLRRDYTANGGWETFLSYEDPEKDILIGLLRLRKCSDEGTFRPELLRTEEGGCSIVRELHVYGTAVPVHGRDPTKFQHQGFGTLLMEEAERIAREEHGSIKLAVISGVGTRDYYRKLGYELDGPYMSKSLL, translated from the exons ATGGTGCAGAGAACAAAAACTGAAG GTCCTTCACAGGCAGAACAGCTTTTGCGAGTTACGTCTGGTATAGCAGCGGAGCTCATCAAGGCTCACGATGCCAATGAATCGGTCTCGTTAAATGAAGTTCGCGCAAAAATGAGCAAGAAGTTCGGATACGGAGGAGTTCCTCGGCTCGTTGATATCATCAGTGCAATTCCAGATGATTATAAAAAAGCATTGCTGCCCAAATTGAAGGCAAGACCAATTCGAACAGCCAGTGGA ATTGCTGTTGTCGCCGTTATGTGCAAGCCACACAGATGTCCACATATTGCTATGACTGGAAATATATGCGT ATATTGCCCAGGCGGTCCAGATTCCGACTTCGACTATAGTACACAGAGCTACACAGGTTATGAGCCAACGAGTATGCGAGCTATCCGCGCAAGATACGATCCGTATGAACAGACAAGAGGTCGGGTAGAGCAATTGAAAAGCTTGGGACATAGTGTcgacaag GTGGAATTTATTGTGATGGGGGGAACTTTTATGAGCATGCCAGAGGACTATCGCGGGAAGTTTATTGCTCAACTACACAATGCTTTATCAGGCTTCACCGGTACGGatgtagatgaggctgttAG GTTCTCTGAGCAGAGTAAATCAAAAGCTATTGGCATCACAATAGAAACGAGACCGGATTATTGCTTGCGTCCCCATCTAAG TCAGATGCTCCGTTACGGCTGTACACGTCTGGAGATTGGTGTTCAATCTGTATATGAAGATGTCGCTCGGGATACCAACCGAGGACATACTGTCCGAGCGGTATCCGAGTCCTTCCATCTTGCGAAGGATGCGGGATTCAAGGTAGTTGCACATATGATGCCCGATCTACCCAACGTTGGGGTCGAGCGCGATCTGGAACAATTCAAAGAATACTTTGAGAATCCAGCTTTCAGGAGTGACGGCCTCAAGATCTATCCTACACTTGTCATCCGTGGAACAGGATTGTATGAGCTTTGGAGAACAGGCAGATATAAAAATTACACGGCGAACGTCCTTGTAGATGTTGTTGCACGGATCCTTGCGTTGGTACCGCCGTGGACGAGGGTATATCGAGTTCAAAG AGATATTCCTTTGCCTTTGGTAACCAGTGGTTGTGAAAACTCCGGAAATCTGCGAGAGCTGGCACTCAACCGTATGAAAGATTTCGGAGCGGTGTGTCGTGATGTTCGATTCCGAGAAGTTGGT ATCCACGAAATACACCATAAAGTCCGCCCAGAGTCCGTTGAATTGCTTCGGCGCGACTACACAGCTAATGGCGGTTGGGAAACATTTTTGTCATATGAAGATCCCGAGAAGGATATTTTAATTGGGCTACTCCGTCTGCGCAAATGCTCAGATGAGGGAACTTTCCGGCCGGAGCTGTTGAGGACAGAAGAAGGGGGTTGTAGCATTGTACGAGAACTTCATGTGTATGGTACAGCCGTACCAGTGCATGGACGAGACCCCACGAAGTTCCAACATCAG GGCTTTGGTACCCTGTTAATGGAAGAAGCAGAGCGAATCGCCCGGGAGGAACATGGGAGTATCAAGCTTGCTGTTATCTCTG GGGTTGGCACACGCGATTACTACAGGAAGTTGGGATACGAGTTGGACGGTCCTTACATGAGCAAGTCCTTGTTGTGA